In Deinococcus irradiatisoli, the genomic stretch CAGTGGCTGCGGCCCCTGTCGGGGCTGATGTCCACCCTCGACGAGGTGATCGACCAGAAAAATACCATGCTCACCGAGCGCCACCTGCAAGACGTGCGCCAGGCCTACGGGCTGCTGTTCGGCGAGACCGACACCCGCTTCTCGGACTTCCGCGCCGGGTTCGACAAGGCCCGCCACCACGCCCGCGTGCAAGGCGCCGAGGCGCAGGTCCGCCGGGTGCTCGAAGCCCATGACGCTTGAATCGTGAAGCTGATCGTCGCCCTCGGCAATCCGGGGAGTCAGTACGCCCACACGCGCCACAACATCGGCTGGCGGGTGGCCGACGAACTGGCGCGCCAGCAGGGCGCCACCTGGCGCGCCGGCGACCACGCCGAGCAGGCCGAATTCCGGCTCCTCGGCGAGAAGGTGCTGCTGATCAAGCCGCAGACCTTCATGAACGCCTCAGGCAAGGCTGTGCTGCCCCCGCTGCAGTTCTACAAGCTCAGTCCCGAGGCCCTGCTGGTCATTCAGGACGATCTGGACAGTCCGTTCGGCCTGCTCAAGCTGCGCTTCGGCGGGCGGCACGGCGGGCAAAACGGCGTGCGCGACATCATCCGGGTGCTGGGCAGCGAACAGTTCGCCCGCCTCAAGCTGGGCATCTCACGTCCACCGCCGGGCCGCGATCCGGCGGCCTGGGTGCTGAGTTCGTGGGCCGAGGACGAGCGCGCCACCCTCGACGAACTGGTGCGGCTGGCGGTGCTGGCGACCCTCAAATGGATCACGGCCGGGCTCAAGGAAGCCCAGGCCGCCTACAACGGCACCGACCTGCGGCCCCGGCCCGAACCTGCACCCGCGTCCGATCTGCCTGCACCGGGCGAACCGCCGAGCGAGCCGTGAGCGCGTCATGGAGCTGATCAGCGGCCTGCTCACCTCGCTGGGCCTGTCGAGCGCGGCAGGGCTCAACGCTTACCTGCCGCTGCTGATCGTCGGGCTGCTCCAGCGCTTCGGCGTGGTGCCGTTGCCCGAAACGTACGCGCTGCTGGGGCATCCGGCGGTGCTAGCGGGGCTGGCCGTGCTGGGCACGCTCGATTTCATCGGCGACAAGGTGCCGGGCCTCGACCATGCGCTGCACCTGTTCGGCGGCGTGATTCATGCTGCCTCGGGCGCGGTGCTGTTCGCCTCGCACGCGGGCCTGACACACCTGAGCCCCGCCGCGTCGTTGCTGCTGGGCCTGCTGGTGGCCGGCAGCGTGCATCTGGGCCGCGCCGCCGTGCGCCCGGCCTCCACCGCCCTGACCGGCGGGCTGGGCAATCCAGTGCTGTCGGCGGCCGAGGACGCCACCTCGCTGACGCTGAGCCTGTCGGCCCTGTTCGCCCCCCTGCTGGCCGGCGTGCTGCTTCTGGGTACGCTCTTCGCCGGTTGGCGGTTGTGGCGCCGTCGGGTGGGACGCCGCCGCATGACTTAGTCCTCAGCCCCCTTCCACTTTCGCGCAAAGGTCAGCCGGCCTTTGCGCGCTTTGCTGGAAAGGCGGGATTCAAACTGTGCAAAAAAAAGAGAACACGATGCCCAAATTCAGCAGGATTTCACCATTTAGATGACTAAGGATTGCAGCTTGTCAAGACGAATCTGAACATCTTGACAGTTTTGCGTTGACAGGATGCACATCGGACTTTAATCTGCGTGCAAGTTGGGTGGTCTGTGGCCCCGGCTGAGTTCAGCAGTGAGTAGCGATGGCAGCAACAAGGAGCGGCATGAAACTGATTACCGCAGTCGTCCGGCCCGAACGGGTACAACACGTCAAGGAAGCGCTGTTCCAGGCCGGGATCAGCGGTCTGACGCTCGGCCGTGTCAGCGGGCACGGCGGCGAACAGGAAGTCGTCGAGCACTACCGGGGCACCCGCGTGATGGTGGAGTTCCGCGAGAAGGTGGAGTTCAAGATGGCCGTCAGCGAGCCGTTCGTCGAGGCCGCCATCGCCGCCATCTGCAAGGGCGCGCGCACCGGCGAGGTCGGCGACGGCAAGATTTTCGTGCAGCCGCTGGAACGGGTCGTTCGCATCCGGACCGGCGAGGAAGACAACAGCGCCCTGACGCCCGTGACCGAGAAGAAACTCGCGCCGCTGACCTGAAGCCCGCTTTTTTGCCTGCGCCCCCGGATTCAAGGAGAAACCATGCCGACGACTTCCCCGCACCTCAAGCGTTTTCTGCCGCTGCTGGCCCTGAGTGCCGGCACGGCGCTGGCCGCCGACACCAAGCCGGTGCTCGACAGCGGTGACACCGCCTGGATGATCGTGGCCGCCGCCCTGGTGCTGTTCATGACGCCGGGCCTGGCCTTTTTCTACGGCGGCCTGACCCGTGCCCAGAGCGTGCTCAACACCATGATGATGAGCTTCGTCTCGATCGGACTGGTGTTCGTGCTGTGGGTGCTGGGCGGCTACAGCCTGGCCTTCACCGAGGGCAATCCGTTTTTCGGCGGCCTGAGCGCCTTCGGCCTCAGCGGGCTGGCCGATCAGCTCTCCGGCACCATTCCCGCTTACGTGTTCGTGGCGTTCCAGGCGATGTTCGCCATCATCGCGCTGGCCCTGATCTCGGGGGCCATCATCGAGCGCATGCGCTTTGGCGCCTACGTGCTGTTCGGCGCGCTGTGGAGCCTGCTGATCTACTCGCCGCTGGCCCACATGGTCTGGGGACCCGGCGGCTGGCTGCTGAGCATGGGCGCGCTGGACTTTGCCGGCGGCACCGTGATCCATATCGCCGCCGGCGTCAGCGCTTTGGTCGCCGCCTTCGTGCTGGGGCCACGCATCGGGCACGGCCGCACCGCCCACGTGCCGCACAACGTGCCGTTCGTGCTGCTCGGCGCGGCGATCTTGTGGTTCGGCTGGATCGGCTTCAACGCTGGCAGCGCCCTGGCCGCCAACCAGACGGCGGCGCTGGCCTTCGTCACCACCTGCGCCGCCACCGCCGCCGCCATGCTGACCTGGCTGATGTGGGAAAGCGCGCGCGGCGGCAAGCCCACCGCCGTCGGCGCCGCCACCGGCCTGGTGGTCGGGTTGGTCGCCATCACTCCGGCCTGCGGCTTCGTGTCGCCCTGGGCGGCGCTGATCGTGGGCATTCTCGGCGCCACGGCCAGCTTCTGGGCGGTGCAGTTCAAGCAGGCCCTGCAGGCCGACGACGCGCTGGACGTGTTCGCCTGTCACGGCGTGGCCGGCATCGTGGGCGCGCTGCTCACCGGAGCCTTCGCCTGGACCACCGGGGCCGGTAAGCCGTTCTGGGAGCAGCTGGGCGTTCAGGCGCTGGCGGTGCTGGTCAGCGTGGTGTTCACTGGACTGGGCAGCTTCATTCTGCTCAAGCTGGTGGGCCTCCTAATGCCGCTGCGCGTCACGCCGGGCCAGGAAGTCAGCGGCATCGACATCTCCTCGCACAGCGAGCAGGGCTACGCCGAAACCGAGTCGGGCCTGAGCGCGCCGGTGATGATCGGCGGCGACTGAGCAGGCGTTGTATTGAGCGAATTCGAACGCCCCCGGCCAAGTGGTCGGGGGGTCTTCATCTGGCCCTTAACTGGGTTTTGTACTGAGCCCAAACCCGCTTCCCGGGCAAAATCGGGATTGATGTCCTCAAAAGTGGCTGGGGGCGCTGTGATAAGATTTTTGTGAGCTTGACAGTTAAAGAGTCGGGCCAGACCAACACATGTGTGACTCGCCGCACCTGCCACCAGGACGCGGGGGGTCATGTGCCACGAACACAACAGGAAGGAGGGAAGATTTGGACGTCTCAAGTCGGGTGTTAAGTGAACTTGCCAGTCGTGAGCAGGCGCTCGATCAGCAGATCGAAGCGGCCCGCCAGGACGCCCAGCGCGAAATCGAGGCCGCCGAGGCCGAAGCGGCGCGCATACTGAGTCAGGCGCAGGAGCAGGTCAAGGCCATGACGGCGGCCCGTGAGCAGGAAATGGCCGCCGAAGCCCAGCGCAT encodes the following:
- a CDS encoding P-II family nitrogen regulator, with the protein product MKLITAVVRPERVQHVKEALFQAGISGLTLGRVSGHGGEQEVVEHYRGTRVMVEFREKVEFKMAVSEPFVEAAIAAICKGARTGEVGDGKIFVQPLERVVRIRTGEEDNSALTPVTEKKLAPLT
- a CDS encoding V-type ATPase subunit subunit G family protein, which translates into the protein MDVSSRVLSELASREQALDQQIEAARQDAQREIEAAEAEAARILSQAQEQVKAMTAAREQEMAAEAQRIREEAQAQAKEEVLTAHSRSEAKLGQAVETILRAVLP
- a CDS encoding ammonium transporter gives rise to the protein MPTTSPHLKRFLPLLALSAGTALAADTKPVLDSGDTAWMIVAAALVLFMTPGLAFFYGGLTRAQSVLNTMMMSFVSIGLVFVLWVLGGYSLAFTEGNPFFGGLSAFGLSGLADQLSGTIPAYVFVAFQAMFAIIALALISGAIIERMRFGAYVLFGALWSLLIYSPLAHMVWGPGGWLLSMGALDFAGGTVIHIAAGVSALVAAFVLGPRIGHGRTAHVPHNVPFVLLGAAILWFGWIGFNAGSALAANQTAALAFVTTCAATAAAMLTWLMWESARGGKPTAVGAATGLVVGLVAITPACGFVSPWAALIVGILGATASFWAVQFKQALQADDALDVFACHGVAGIVGALLTGAFAWTTGAGKPFWEQLGVQALAVLVSVVFTGLGSFILLKLVGLLMPLRVTPGQEVSGIDISSHSEQGYAETESGLSAPVMIGGD
- the pth gene encoding aminoacyl-tRNA hydrolase, with protein sequence MKLIVALGNPGSQYAHTRHNIGWRVADELARQQGATWRAGDHAEQAEFRLLGEKVLLIKPQTFMNASGKAVLPPLQFYKLSPEALLVIQDDLDSPFGLLKLRFGGRHGGQNGVRDIIRVLGSEQFARLKLGISRPPPGRDPAAWVLSSWAEDERATLDELVRLAVLATLKWITAGLKEAQAAYNGTDLRPRPEPAPASDLPAPGEPPSEP
- a CDS encoding DUF4126 domain-containing protein, whose product is MELISGLLTSLGLSSAAGLNAYLPLLIVGLLQRFGVVPLPETYALLGHPAVLAGLAVLGTLDFIGDKVPGLDHALHLFGGVIHAASGAVLFASHAGLTHLSPAASLLLGLLVAGSVHLGRAAVRPASTALTGGLGNPVLSAAEDATSLTLSLSALFAPLLAGVLLLGTLFAGWRLWRRRVGRRRMT